Within the Salarias fasciatus chromosome 2, fSalaFa1.1, whole genome shotgun sequence genome, the region TGCAAAAGTATTCATGCTCTTTTACACGTCACATTACAACCGCAaatgtaaatgcattttaaCTGCGACCAACACAACATACTTTCCagattgttttttaattgtgagAAATTCTGAAGATCATGTATCATTTTCCTTCCACTTACCAGTTATATGGCAGGTTTTGTTGGTACAATCCtaataaaatacattatttaTGATTATACTGTGACTAAATGAATGAGTATGAATACTTTTACAGGCCCCGGTAAAACTGACCTGATATCTGTGCTGGTGTGTTACATTTTGTATTACGATGCATTTGCCGTGTTGTTTGTAATTTAAGTATTTCTGTCAGTGATTCATTCTTCTGGATATTCAATTGTAAGAATCTTATGATTCTTTCAACCACATGTTCATCTTGCTCATTTATAAAACTGCCTTGTGTTAAATCTGTGTACTTTGAATGATTACATCGACATATCTCACTGAGATTCATTATCACCTAAAGCTGTTCTGTCAAACCAACAGAGCGGTGTTCCTTCCCCTACAGGCACACTTATTTTAGTCTGCGAGTTTCGTGAACTCTTCTGTGCCAAAAACTGTCATTGCCATTTGTCCCCATTACAGTAAGCAGTCAGAAGAGAATGACGAGGCAGCTGACGCAAACAGATCTCAGcatccagagctgctgcttAAACATGTGCATCCCTGCCTgtacactacacacacacaccgagtccTGTGCATCCATATATCcaatcccttttttttaaacttttttaaactgatgAGCACTCCTTCAGTGTTCTGCCTTTTCTTCAATTTTCCAAATATAAACTTTTATGTGGTCTTGAAAAAAACTCTGAGTCATTGTTCACTATTGAGTTGTGTTCATTACATTCATGGTAGATAGTGTGTGCAATCTCTTAATGTAACCATGTGAATAAATGCTGCccagtaaaaaagaaagaagccagaaaatcaaacaattcagtcactcagtcttttttttttcttttttgtaatttcactATAAAAGTACATGCACAAAAATCAACTTTGTCACTTCTTACTCTGCATTACTTTATAAGCTGATCTTTAGATTTTCATAACTGTAGGTCAATAATGAGTAAAATGGACAATACAACAGAAAATAACACTGAAGGGACTTCATGCTTCTTGCAGCCTCCGAAAATAAGTTTACCCTCTTGGATCTCTTCAGTCTTCAACAGGCCCATGGATCTGTGAAGAGATGCAAtgtaaacattcacacacagctcTATCTGCTGACGAAATCTAATGCGTCTATTGTTGTGAGTTTTCAAGGTAACTGTTAATCTGAAAAGAGGCTAAAATTTGTTCTCCATCAATTTCCATACCTAAAGGTTTCCCTCTCATAACTGTGTGTAAACTCCTAAAATACTAAACTTTGAGTTATATTGAATGTTGAACATTAAATAGACACATCACATAAGTTGTAATGAGCACTTTCTGAAGACGATCTTATATTTAGATTCCAGAAAAGTCTCACCGCCTCAGCCAGCTCGGGCCAGTCCATCGCCATCACAACTGTATCATCAGAGTTTGGCGGCGTCTCCAGATTCCAGTAGGTCAGTTTGTCAAATACAGAGGAAACCTTCACAGTCCTgtcctggacacacacaaaatacactGTAGCAAAACCTTTCACACATCATATTTAAAGGACAGAAAACGCAGGTCAGGGCTAAGTGTAGTGGAACAAACGGTTTGTTTTCACTTACCTCCTGATCAGACCCGGGTTTGTTGATCTCTTTCAGCACCAGGCCGGTGTAGCCCTGTGGACAGCTCAGCTCCTGCCCTCTCAGGCAGCGTCCTCTGAAGGATACTGTCTGCTCTGCAAGGACATTAAAGCATCAGCAGGGTTCTCTGGCACACAGTATCATGAATGATTAATATGTTATCATGTACCATTCACCCTTTATCA harbors:
- the rnaseh2c gene encoding ribonuclease H2 subunit C, translated to MSCNTSVTRLCVSSVNEAQRAPVHLTPCEIEHNGPAQVSQYFTATTKNRKQEQTVSFRGRCLRGQELSCPQGYTGLVLKEINKPGSDQEDRTVKVSSVFDKLTYWNLETPPNSDDTVVMAMDWPELAEAIHGPVED